From Ascochyta rabiei chromosome 12, complete sequence, the proteins below share one genomic window:
- a CDS encoding Nicotinamide-nucleotide adenylyltransferase, with product MASKLCCMAEQEGRSDSPELPNARLGGATPAKRPLLPKQTGSPNSRFTSVRSDELHELHQIFDHAQDDEASPIRTPRTRFSRASIYSLHSLHKMTSMRSLIKRKFSRDLVRKDSGLKIHIEATQKVTTGEQDTIVRTSKDEAKQQLKITKDDLRKDLLSDKKPDEGGYDSDAEMLDDFARNLGKKTPSKRASIHSVNWSPSIGSKATPVSSTKSRTMSACNHDLQPYQIQKPPAVSLATRVSHVFSTPNLRVDVSDQRNLAFRRSQSATSTVRPEISPPSPLRLPSLTSNDPNGVPWAQAINESLRLSQILAPPRQVIPQSSQTLLPLDQAVTIAQDTSQESGSDKSASSRTALGGSPGATVRSVEIRVQQPTSVASPRPPASIRGAFQDNSAFSKDEVAHEDEVDEEDNPRQSVHLYSMRISHHLRSGSLLSWEQPADAPELPAPTQLFHDRTVTDQVRLSRPSMQLARHERQTSSSGFASSKVPPRWGKVLPTDHDIRGDMASSIYSSRPQSPPDSLVASLTSLGRTCTGHDNFSNTPIRSPQARRSNSFPTDNENTPRAVPLYGSSNLRAVQGVPMTSSLLVTPVPLARKNSVADTKKSKFREEFSPSPPRKKATPSESIMRFLNPKRLSARSQSEASLKSESPIRTGDGAVDTLEVPTNRERRQSQSMMSLQTEKDALGKGKGADHVWNQALKAHQEEKASLFLPKNRDLATYASPFRERSGSTVTRHSANEVSTSLTREAPNASGSLFVPSYAPSFALQAHGLEEFASSRVVSRRSAMASAEDKALDRAISIAFEKQGDSPDVVGAWGRYPSHTRDERTNSASKADRVESRDFALEAAIEFASAQDMDDNLIDPTERVPSMPLMPGERKRKKKVGSSRMAKSNSMTFGKTFLKNYSKIFKSSSTEFRKHGRNHRSSIAAGGVLEFPELEILPEVWKQGSSLDGSGDRGHRREESMVRRRASDSNEAGKSQTHDSMATLRPRRNSSAPNLNELASHDGANEDKHAEDNARVWSVYYDDCVRSYPCPSAEIDFGLKDFGRSARNSFDSITPSQYPHTMPARLARHSRNASRVSRTSIISRGSARPSFKSMGKDDEFAEKRSMASVRRSTMDLISKFKEQEVTERERVLSITRAGSCYKSDVWVAS from the exons ATGGCATCGAAGCTATGTTGCATGGCTGAACAGGAGGGGAGATCGGACTCACCAGAGCTACCAAACGCTCGTCTGGGCGGCGCAACTCCCGCAAAGCGACCGCTGCTACCAAAACAAACTGGATCGCCCAATTCTCGCTTCACAAGCGTTCGGTCTGACGAGCTTCACGAGCTTCACCAGATCTTCGATCATGCTCAGGATGACGAGGCTTCTCCTATCCGCACGCCTCGCACACGCTTCAGTCGTGCTTCCATCTACAGTCTGCACAGTTTGCACAAGATGACGAGCATGCGTTCTTTGATTAAGCGCAAATTCTCAAGAGATCTGGTGAGAAAGGACTCTGGACTAAAGATTCATATCGAGGCAACGCAAAAGGTCACAACCGGGGAGCAGGACACTATTGTTAGAACATCGAAAGACGAGGCTAAGCAGCAGCTGAAGATCACAAAAGACGACCTGCGCAAGGACCTGCTGAGTGACAAAAAGCCTGATGAGGGTGGGTACGACTCTGATGCTGAGATGCTGGACGACTTTGCAAGGAACCTCGGCAAGAAGACCCCCAGCAAGAGAGCGAGCATTCACAGCGTGAATTGGTCGCCTTCCATTGGCAG CAAAGCAACGCCGGTGTCATCTACGAAGAGTCGCACCATGAGTGCCTGCAACCACGATCTACAGCCTTACCAGATTCAAAAACCTCCAGCTGTCTCACTGGCTACCCGCGTCAGTCATGTTTTCAGCACACCGAACCTTCGGGTCGATGTCTCAGACCAGAGAAACCTTGCGTTCAGACGCTCCCAGTCTGCTACGTCAACGGTTCGTCCTGAAATATCACCACCGTCGCCATTGAGACTTCCCAGTCTCACCAGCAACGACCCAAACGGGGTGCCTTGGGCTCAAGCAATTAACGAAAGTCTTCGCCTATCGCAAATTCTAGCACCACCACGTCAGGTCATTCCACAAAGCTCACAGACACTGCTACCTCTCGATCAGGCTGTGACAATAGCACAAGATACAAGCCAAGAGTCCGGATCTGACAAGAGTGCCTCTTCCCGAACAGCTTTGGGCGGATCACCCGGAGCAACTGTTCGATCGGTCGAAATTCGCGTACAGCAACCAACTTCTGTCGCTAGTCCGCGTCCTCCTGCTTCCATCCGAGGCGCCTTTCAAGATAACTCGGCGTTCTCAAAGGATGAAGTAGCCCACGAAGACGAGGTCGATGAGGAGGACAACCCGCGCCAGTCGGTACATCTCTACAGTATGCGTATCTCCCACCACCTACGCTCGGGCTCTTTGCTATCCTGGGAGCAGCCTGCCGATGCTCCGGAGCTCCCTGCTCCTACACAGCTCTTCCATGACCGAACTGTTACAGATCAGGTCAGACTCTCTCGTCCGAGCATGCAGCTAGCTCGACATGAACGACAAACATCCAGCTCAGGGTTTGCTAGCTCGAAGGTGCCTCCAAGGTGGGGTAAGGTCTTGCCTACAGATCACGATATACGGGGCGATATGGCATCTTCCATCTACTCGAGTAGACCACAGAGCCCTCCTGACAGTCTTGTTGCATCTTTGACCAGCCTGGGAAGGACGTGCACAGGTCACGATAACTTTAGCAATACACCGATCCGTTCTCCACAGGCCAGACGATCCAATTCCTTTCCTACTGATAATGAAAACACTCCTCGAGCGGTGCCGTTATACGGCTCTTCGAACCTCAGAGCTGTACAGGGGGTACCCATGACCAGCTCATTGCTTGTTACGCCGGTTCCGCTAGCACGTAAGAACAGCGTTGCTGATACTAAGAAATCGAAGTTTCGCGAAGAGTTCAGCCCCTCTCCTCCACGAAAGAAGGCAACCCCGTCAGAGTCGATTATGAGGTTTTTGAATCCGAAACGCCTCAGCGCACGAAGTCAAAGCGAAGCATCTCTAAAGTCTGAGTCTCCGATCCGGACTGGTGATGGTGCAGTCGACACCCTGGAGGTTCCTACCAATCGGGAACGGCGACAATCGCAATCTATGATGAGTCTTCAGACTGAAAAAGACGCCCTGGGGAAAGGCAAGGGGGCTGATCACGTCTGGAACCAAGCTCTGAAAGCTCACCAGGAAGAGAAGGCAAGCTTGTTTCTACCGAAGAACCGCGATCTTGCCACATACGCCAGTCCTTTTCGAGAACGCAGTGGAAGCACGGTGACTCGCCACAGCGCCAACGAAGTTAGCACATCGTTGACACGGGAGGCTCCAAACGCATCTGGAAGCTTATTCGTTCCATCATACGCCCCTTCATTCGCGCTACAAGCTCATGGGCTCGAAGAATTCGCCAGTTCACGAGTCGTATCGAGACGCAGTGCTATGGCGAGTGCGGAGGACAAGGCTCTTGACCGAGCGATTTCGATTGCGTTCGAGAAACAAGGTGATAGCCCTGATGTTGTCGGAGCTTGGGGCCGCTATCCATCGCATACTCGTGATGAGCGGACTAACTCCGCTAGCAAGGCAGATCGAGTGGAAAGTCGAGATTTTGCGCTCGAGGCGGCCATTGAATTCGCCTCCGCTCAAGACATGGATGACAATCTCATTGATCCTACAGAACGCGTGCCATCCATGCCACTCATGCCGGGCGAAagaaagaggaagaagaaggttGGCAGTAGTCGTATGGCAAAAAGCAACTCCATGACTTTTGGCAAAACGTTCCTGAAGAACTACTCGAAAATTTTCAAGAGCTCATCTACCGAGTTCAGAAAGCATGGACGCAACCACCGCAGCTCCATTGCAGCTGGTGGTGTGCTGGAATTTCCGGAGCTCGAGATTCTCCCAGAAGTATGGAAACAAGGTTCCTCCCTCGATGGCAGCGGCGATCGAGGGCACCGACGTGAAGAGTCTATGGTACGACGCCGTGCAAGTGATAGCAATGAGGCCGGTAAGTCGCAGACACACGATTCGATGGCCACTCTGCGACCTCGACGAAATTCGTCGGCGCCGAACCTGAACGAGTTGGCCTCCCACGATGGCGCTAATGAAGACAAACACGCGGAGGACAACGCTCGCGTCTGGTCAGTATACTACGACGATTGTGTCCGATCATATCCTTGTCCAAGCGCTGAGATCGACTTTGGTCTTAAAGACTTTGGCAGGTCGGCTCGTAATTCATTTGACAGCATCACGCCGTCCCAGTATCCACATACTATGCCTGCACGCCTAGCGAGACATTCACGCAACGCCAGTCGAGTAAGCCGCACCAGCATAATTAGTCGCGGAAGTGCACGACCTAGTTTCAAATCGATGGGCAAGGACGACGAGTTTGCGGAGAAGAGAAGCATGGCTAGTGTACGACGCAGTACGATGGACCTGATCTCAAAGTTTAAAGAACAAGAGGTCACTGAGCGTGAGAGGGTGTTATCCATCACAAGAGCAGGAAGCTGCTACAAAAGTGACGTCTGGGTGGCGTCATAG
- a CDS encoding Non-specific serine/threonine protein kinase, which produces MTGPHADLTAGEQCYLDHTARIHSTPLSAHGDEGDEGDEGDDGHHAHHAHHSHHSHHSHHSHHSHHSASFNLDAHGSATPSQQQQRPLLEEADSTPRSELPSVPDAVAANLHRQMHAIHEDQPSYFSPQPRRAYSSTITHSTPASAHPSPSSSASASTASVDVAGAPPSDAFGPSLQPLALHHRPAYERDLSNISTASHASHASHASNATVRADPARPLLHLASEPAVPQHRDGPVYPNQSYAALQFQQYPTPYAPPIVRARSSHPAHFSANSVSAIPSFGASNMHYRDIMDSAPRTAGNSPVSSPGLFDPTRRITPGSREPSDGLYSSPWLHHTHRQAPKESHVADVSHDPVSGRKVVNQYEIIDELGRGVHGKVKLGKDLLTGKYVAIKIVDRYSKRRRLGKNTSHEDKIKREIAILKKARHPNIVSLLEVIDDPAKKKVYIVLEHVELGEVKWRIEGAPEVTLVEWRRFQRESEGIFDDDTAALEDERIIRMAHRKLARQRRREAKEAHLRRQIVTGNEPWSFEFGGDSDEDNFSEAGRSSRASNRDERPHSRVQFRERQESSNHTDQTMETAFRSSIHAPGSSKSEEDPTNGLEGTMYGPYDTEFVRGRTPSVADSSSSHPDGEEEIPEHFRYVPLMTIQGAWEAFKDTVLGIEYLHYQNVIHRDIKPANLLVTKEHRIKISDFGVSYLGRQKTDEGLGDQSENEVQEEDEAIELAKTVGTPAFYAPELCRTDFTLETPHIDGGIDVWALGITLYCLIYGRVPFHENNPFALMKAISEDEPYIPRYRLKPVSERANSRPNSHGRNMQPISNARRAPHDVDYEEIDENLRDLLKRLLVKDSQQRITIHEIKRHPWLLQGINNYNSWMEETDPDRSSQGRKIEISNDDLERAVVPIGFVERVRSAAKKATDYVTKSFTRGGSSSRRRAQSSAHDMQPSMSTTSSSSTISQDARRGSIAPNAILDMLGRSRESEHPLSHSVTASPEAKERAKYFDSPDSRKSSPMQNLETYRPGMQDRSFSSAYTIRQGDLEARPTSPMIPSALPGTPTALDTPTGSHLSGLFGGLPRRVVNSMKSKDKLKPPREHIQRKSFDKSIDRLMIGEQDPHGVPSLAISTTNVSGHVDQPDPKELSPVLRSRSPSYSDARSLDPLDSSSRQSSISSLSSRLHGRWAAANELEVGPTLDIPPGSWKSQTSSQSAYTANSHWISSAHETSDERFSRAKDEFIRRRVREENMGRERSVSATQQSGSVLSQAACPPSPDDETFNHRKKVEEYLGTQHAESSENSPVGGQERGLAFCSSEEQFTPMSQSTSNPSIPSVASASSSMPDDCAPLDQFANILPTASADSIAHNQFDAPVDDPAGYDGDHAIDSDEEDSSDDDGGLFMGKKKPAPKARRSISISNAELARSNIPKEVMDGRRRSARSGSNGTVKKIPPPGAADTSAAASAEQTPEA; this is translated from the coding sequence ATGACTGGCCCGCATGCGGACCTGACAGCGGGGGAGCAGTGCTACCTGGACCACACTGCGCGCATCCACTCGACGCCGCTCAGTGCACACGGCGACGAGGGTGACGAGGGTGACGAGGGTGACGATGGCCACCACGCCCACCACGCCCACCACAGCCACCACAGCCACCACAGCCACCACAGCCACCACAGCCACCACAGTGCCAGCTTCAACCTCGACGCTCATGGCAGCGCAACGCCCagccagcagcaacagcgccCACTGCTCGAAGAGGCCGACAGCACGCCGCGCTCTGAGCTCCCCTCGGTGCCCGACGCAGTCGCTGCCAACCTGCACCGCCAGATGCACGCCATCCACGAAGACCAGCCCAGCTACTTCTCGCCGCAGCCCCGCCGCGCCTACTCGAGCACCATCACACACAGCACCCCCGCCTCCGCACACCCCTCGCCCTCCTCGAGCGCCAGTGCTTCGACCGCGTCGGTAGACGTCGCCGGCGCCCCGCCCTCGGACGCCTTTGGCCCTTCACTACAACCCCTCGCCCTCCACCACCGCCCCGCCTACGAGCGCGACCTCTCCAACATATCGACCGCCAGCCATGCCAGCCATGCCAGCCATGCCAGCAATGCCACCGTCCGCGCGGACCCCGCCAGGCCCCTGCTCCACTTGGCCTCAGAACCTGCCGTCCCGCAGCACCGCGATGGTCCCGTCTACCCCAACCAGTCCTATGCTGCACTGCAGTTTCAGCAATACCCCACCCCCTATGCGCCGCCCATCGTCCGCGCGCGGAGCTCACACCCAGCACACTTCTCTGCCAATTCCGTGTCCGCCATCCCCTCCTTCGGCGCCTCCAACATGCACTACCGCGACATCATGGACTCTGCCCCGCGCACCGCCGGCAACTCCCCCGTCAGCAGCCCTGGCCTCTTCGACCCCACCAGGCGAATCACGCCTGGCTCACGCGAGCCCAGCGACGGCCTCTACTCGAGCCCCTGGCTTCACCACACCCACAGGCAGGCACCCAAAGAGAGTCACGTCGCCGACGTCTCTCATGACCCCGTCTCTGGCCGCAAGGTTGTCAACCAGTACGAGATCATTGATGAGCTCGGTCGCGGCGTCCATGGCAAGGTCAAGCTCGGAAAGGACCTGCTCACGGGCAAATACGTGGCTATCAAGATCGTCGATCGGTACTCCAAGCGTCGACGTCTCGGTAAGAACACGAGCCACGAGGACAAGATCAAGCGCGAGATCGCCATCTTGAAGAAAGCTCGACACCCCAACATCGTCAGCCTGCTGGAAGTCATAGACGACCCAGCTAAGAAGAAGGTCTATATCGTACTCGAGCATGTGGAGCTCGGCGAGGTCAAGTGGAGGATAGAAGGCGCCCCCGAGGTTACTTTGGTTGAATGGCGCCGCTTCCAGCGAGAGTCGGAAGGCATCTTTGACGACGACACTGCAGCACTAGAGGATGAACGCATCATCAGGATGGCGCACCGCAAGCTTGCTCGCCAGCGACGTCGCGAAGCAAAGGAAGCCCACCTTCGCCGACAAATCGTTACAGGGAACGAGCCTTGGAGCTTTGAGTTCGGTGGAGACTCGGACGAAGACAACTTCTCAGAGGCAGGCCGAAGCTCTCGAGCTTCCAATCGTGACGAGCGCCCCCACAGCCGTGTCCAGTTCCGCGAACGGCAGGAGTCTTCCAACCACACTGACCAGACGATGGAGACTGCATTCCGCTCATCTATCCACGCTCCTGGATCCAGCAAGAGCGAAGAGGATCCTACGAATGGTCTCGAAGGCACCATGTATGGTCCATACGACACAGAGTTCGTTCGTGGCCGTACACCTAGCGTCGCGGATAGCAGCTCTTCCCACCCGGACGGCGAGGAAGAAATACCAGAGCATTTCCGCTATGTCCCGTTGATGACGATCCAGGGAGCATGGGAGGCTTTCAAAGATACTGTACTGGGTATTGAGTATCTCCACTACCAGAACGTTATCCATCGCGATATCAAGCCTGCCAACCTACTCGTTACTAAGGAGCACCGCATCAAGATCTCCGACTTTGGAGTCTCCTACCTAGGGCGCCAGAAGACAGACGAAGGACTCGGTGATCAGTCCGAGAACGAAGTACAAGAGGAGGACGAAGCCATTGAGCTGGCCAAGACAGTGGGCACGCCGGCCTTCTACGCCCCGGAACTCTGCCGCACTGACTTCACTCTTGAGACCCCACACATTGACGGAGGCATCGACGTCTGGGCTCTTGGAATCACGTTGTACTGTCTGATCTACGGTCGAGTTCCCTTCCACGAGAACAATCCCTTCGCCTTGATGAAGGCTATCAGTGAAGATGAACCTTACATACCACGTTATCGACTGAAGCCTGTCTCTGAGCGCGCAAACTCCAGACCAAACTCGCACGGGCGCAACATGCAACCAATCTCGAATGCCAGGAGGGCTCCGCACGACGTTGATTACGAGGAGATTGACGAGAATCTCCGTGACTTACTGAAACGCCTACTCGTGAAGGATTCTCAGCAACGTATTACCATACACGAGATCAAGAGACACCCGTGGCTTCTCCAAGGTATTAACAACTACAATTCGTGGATGGAAGAGACAGACCCCGATCGTTCTTCTCAAGGTCGTAAGATTGAGATCTCAAACGATGATCTGGAAAGAGCTGTTGTACCCATTGGCTTCGTCGAGCGGGTACGATCAGCTGCAAAGAAGGCTACGGACTACGTCACCAAAAGCTTCACGAGAGGCGGTTCGAGCTCTCGCCGTCGTGCGCAGAGCTCTGCACACGATATGCAACCCAGCATGAGCACCACCTCCTCGAGCAGTACTATCAGTCAGGATGCTCGAAGAGGTAGCATAGCACCTAATGCCATTCTGGACATGCTAGGCAGATCACGCGAGTCGGAACATCCTCTCTCGCACAGTGTCACCGCAAGTCCTGAAGCAAAGGAACGAGCCAAATACTTCGACAGCCCCGACTCTCGGAAGTCGTCACCGATGCAGAACCTAGAGACCTACCGACCGGGCATGCAGGACCGTTCGTTCTCTTCGGCATACACAATACGTCAGGGCGACCTAGAAGCCCGACCTACGTCACCAATGATCCCTTCAGCATTACCTGGCACTCCAACTGCGTTGGATACGCCTACTGGGTCGCATTTGAGTGGTCTGTTTGGGGGTCTACCGCGCAGGGTCGTCAACAGCATGAAGAGCAAAGATAAGCTCAAGCCTCCTCGAGAGCATATCCAAAGGAAGTCCTTCGACAAGTCGATTGATAGACTCATGATCGGCGAACAGGATCCCCACGGTGTGCCGAGCCTTGCGATCAGCACGACCAATGTTTCCGGTCATGTCGACCAACCAGACCCAAAGGAGTTGTCACCTGTCCTCCGCAGTCGATCCCCTAGCTACTCGGACGCCCGTTCTCTCGATCCTCTTGATTCGTCATCGCGGCAGTCATCGATATCATCCTTGTCGTCCCGTCTACACGGCAGGTGGGCTGCTGCGAATGAGCTCGAGGTTGGTCCAACTCTTGACATCCCCCCTGGCTCCTGGAAATCACAGACATCATCTCAATCTGCCTACACTGCAAACTCGCACTGGATTTCAAGTGCCCATGAAACATCAGATGAGAGGTTCAGCCGAGCCAAGGACGAGTTTATTCGCCGCAGGGTCCGAGAGGAGAACATGGGTCGCGAACGATCAGTGTCTGCAACGCAGCAATCGGGTTCGGTGCTAAGTCAGGCTGCTTGCCCACCCAGCCCTGATGACGAAACGTTCAACCATCGCAAGAAGGTCGAGGAGTATCTAGGCACACAGCACGCAGAGTCTTCCGAGAATAGCCCTGTCGGTGGACAAGAGCGGGGCTTGGCCTTCTGTTCGTCTGAAGAGCAGTTCACACCCATGTCACAATCGACTTCCAACCCTTCAATCCCCTCTGTCGCATCGGCCAGTTCCTCCATGCCGGATGACTGCGCTCCTCTGGACCAGTTCGCGAACATACTGCCTACCGCGTCTGCAGACTCAATTGCACACAACCAGTTTGATGCTCCTGTCGACGACCCTGCCGGCTACGATGGCGACCATGCTATAGACAGTGACGAGGAGGACagcagcgacgacgacggtgGCCTCTTCATGGGCAAGAAGAAACCTGCACCTAAGGCTCGACGAAGCATATCCATCTCGAACGCAGAGCTGGCTCGCTCAAATATCCCAAAGGAGGTCATGGACGGTCGCCGACGCTCGGCACGCAGCGGCAGCAATGGTACTGTCAAAAAGATACCTCCGCCTGGCGCAGCCGACACTTCCGCCGCTGCTTCCGCTGAGCAGACTCCTGAAGCGTGA
- a CDS encoding Amidase, whose product MSPRPLASSIPCLRDITLTDIHHHFASNALTSTQLVRAYLCRIAEVDQEFNSVIQTNPDALTIAQARDIERALGFHGSILQGVPILLKDNIPTLDATETTCGSLALVGTTSTREATVVTALRSAGAVILGKANMAEWAGFRSTSGCSGWSARGGQTYGPFVKGSKASGSSSGSAVATALGLCFAAIGTETCYSIVSPAEKSGIVGYKPTRDLIPSEGIIHASKRQDTVGVLTRTVKDAMLITYTLVLESLNCSSPRYLPGNPDSTVLMENLLAACYSKKTDLTGVRIGIPLDLIDFGDIPECKLEAFEDTLSLLETKSGAEIVRDVRVEGVCEYEGLSQEEKQVVLDTDMKIAIEAYLSDWKTDKQGISNLQDLIDFTKTCAEEEYPTRNVAGFERAQATDPESALYTTMLKKDEKFAGCLERTLDRYGCDVLVIPILSVTLQAFAAKAGSPVLSVPMGYYPEGTPIETDPKNGLIAKAPGIPFSVFVFGKTYGDASVIKVGHAIEKLKRVREQLKPYMLPGTEAVDVWKWGHLTCAELLDLPEFN is encoded by the exons ATGAGCCCCAGACCTTTGGCATCATCAATCCCGTGTCTGAGAGACATAACCCTTACAGACATCCACCATCACTTTGCGTCTAACGCACTAACATCAACTCAACTAGTTCGCGCCTATCTCTGTCGCATCGCTGAAGTCGACCAAGAGTTCAACTCTGTAATCCAAACTAACCCTGACGCCCTCACCATCGCACAGGCCCGAGATATCGAGCGCGCTCTTGGCTTTCACGGCTCCATCCTGCAAGGCGTCCCCATTCTGCTGAAAGACAACATCCCCACACTCGATGCCACAGAAACAACATGTGGATCTCTCGCCCTCGTTGGTACCACGTCGACGCGCGAAGCAACCGTCGTCACAGCGCTAAGGAGCGCCGGCGCAGTGATTCTGGGTAAGGCGAACATGGCAGAGTGGGCAGGTTTCCGGTCTACAAGTGGGTGCTCAGGGTGGTCTGCGCGAGGCGGGCAGACCTACGGGCCTTTTGTGAAGGGATCGAAAGCGAGTGGGAGTTCCTCCGGCAGTGCGGTTGCGACAGCTTTGGGGCTATGTTTCGCCGCCATTGGAACCGAG acctgctactcgATTGTAAGTCCAGCAGAGAAAAGCGGAATTGTGGGCTACAAACCAACGAGAGACCTCATACCTTCAGAAGGCATAATACATGCGAGCAAACGACAGGATACGGTTGGTGTGCTAACAAGGACGGTCAAAGATGCTATGCTTATCACCTATACACTTGTCCTGGAGTCGCTCAATTGCAGCTCCCCACGATATCTGCCGGGAAACCCTGATTCCACAGTGTTAATGGAAAATCTCCTAGCTGCTTGCTACTCTAAGAAAACAGATCTGACCGGTGTCCGAATTGGCATACCCCTGGACCTGATTGATTTCGGCGATATACCAGAATGCAAATTAGAGGCTTTCGAAGACACTCTATCCCTCCTGGAAACGAAGTCCGGAGCTGAAATTGTGAGGGACGTCAGGGTCGAGGGTGTGTGCGAGTATGAAGGTTTGTCGCAAGAAGAGAAGCAGGTCGTGCTCGATACAGATATGAAAATTGCCATTGAGGCTTATCTGAGCGATTGGAAAACTGACAAGCAGGGTATTAGCAATCTCCAAGACCTTATCGACTTCACCAAAACGTGTGCAGAGGAAGAATATCCTACTCGAAATGTAGCAGGGTTTGAGCGGGCACAAGCAACGGACCCAGAAAGCGCATTATACACGACCATGCTGAAGAAAGACGAAAAATTCGCTGGCTGCTTAGAGAGAACTCTTGATCGGTATGGTTGTGATGTACTAGTCATACCGATACTATCTGTCACCCTACAGGCTTTTGCAGCAAAGGCTGGATCGCCTGTCCTGAGTGTTCCCATGGGCTATTACCCAGAAGGCACGCCTATCGAGACTGATCCCAAAAATGGACTGATCGCAAAAGCACCGGGTATCCC GTTCTCCGTTTTCGTCTTTGGAAAGACGTACGGTGATGCGAGCGTAATCAAGGTAGGACACGCCATTGAAAAATTGAAGAGGGTAAGGGAGCAGCTGAAGCCATACATGCTACCAGGCACCGAAGCAGTTGACGTGTGGAAATGGGGGCACCTAACGTGTGCCGAGCTCTTAGATCTGCCAGAATTTAATTAA
- a CDS encoding Nicotinamide-nucleotide adenylyltransferase has translation MDDMASRIASLRSILPDLESALTSFAHSSSKFGVVRTVNPTSTQPKTLYILDSSFNPPSVAHLSLVTSALESPAESERSPYRLLLLFSTQNADKAPSPASFVQRIALMTIFAEDFSRTLKKSSPDTDLADLSIDIGLTKEPYYSDKSIAIRDTTPPFYSSNPIHVHLTGYDTLIRFCNPKYYPAYDPPLSALRPFFDAGHKLRVTQRPADPNDKSSNEFGTVEEQQKYVQDLRDGTREQDGFDPKWGSNIDLVKANGGVGISSTRVRSAAKEGKWNVVKELCTEGVAAWLQDQALYSEDASGKKLSS, from the coding sequence ATGGACGACATGGCCTCACGGATAGCTTCCCTACGGTCTATACTGCCAGACCTCGAGTCGGCGCTTACATCTTTCGCCCACTCATCCTCCAAGTTCGGCGTTGTTCGCACCGTCAACCCCACCAGCACGCAaccaaagacgctgtacatcCTCGATTCTTCTTTCAACCCGCCTTCAGTGGCGCATCTTTCTCTCGTGACCTCTGCGCTGGAAAGTCCGGCAGAATCGGAGAGAAGTCCGTaccggctgctgctgctcttcAGTACGCAGAATGCAGACAAGGCACCCAGCCCCGCGAGTTTCGTGCAACGCATTGCATTGATGACTATCTTCGCAGAGGACTTCTCACGAACCCTCAAGAAGTCGTCTCCCGATACAGACCTCGCAGATCTGTCAATCGACATCGGTCTCACGAAAGAGCCATACTACTCAGACAAATCCATTGCGATTCGAGACACCACCCCTCCCTTCTACTCGTCAAACCCAATTCACGTCCACCTGACTGGCTACGATACCCTCATTCGCTTCTGTAACCCCAAGTACTACCCCGCATACGATCCGCCTTTGTCAGCGTTGAGACCGTTCTTCGATGCTGGACACAAGCTGCGCGTAACTCAGCGGCCGGCCGACCCGAACGACAAGTCGTCGAATGAATTTGGCACTGTGGAAGAGCAACAGAAGTATGTACAGGATTTGAGGGATGGCACACGTGAGCAGGATGGCTTCGATCCAAAGTGGGGGAGCAACATCGATCTGGTCAAGGCCAACGGTGGTGTAGGCATCAGCTCGACAAGGGTGCGCAGTGCTGCGAAAGAGGGCAAGTGGAACGTGGTGAAGGAGCTTTGTACGGAGGGTGTAGCAGCTTGGCTCCAAGACCAAGCTTTGTACAGTGAAGATGCGAGCGGCAAAAAGCTATCGAGCTGA